From a single Brassica napus cultivar Da-Ae chromosome C9, Da-Ae, whole genome shotgun sequence genomic region:
- the LOC111210111 gene encoding uncharacterized protein LOC111210111, with the protein MLQITGKYRSRSSRRYQKLGHHYEKATTRTIRHNWGKKIEGRSKGFRLNRPRKLVLNALVLPRRISSIYSRVKDKLNKEGFCSNLILFSHWGFPIVLEKKLTF; encoded by the coding sequence ATGCTGCAGATTACTGGTAAGTACCGGTCAAGATCATCGCGCCGGTACCAAAAGCTAGGTCATCATTACGAGAAGGCGACGACAAGAACTATAAGACATAACTGGGGGAAGAAGATCGAGGGCAGGTCAAAAGGGTTCAGACTAAACCGACCAAGGAAGCTGGTTCTTAACGCATTGGTTTTACCAAGAAGGATCTCGAGCATTTACTCGCGGGTCAAAGATAAATTGAACAAGGAAGGTTTCTGttccaatctcattctcttttcTCACTGGGGCTTCCCTATTGTATTAGAGAAAAAGCTCACATTTTGA
- the LOC106440355 gene encoding UMP-CMP kinase 3 produces MGSIVDASNKEVNGTASEKKPAVIFVLGGPGSGKGTQCAYIVEHFGYTHLSAGDLLRAEIKSGSENGTMIQNMIKEGKIVPSEVTIKLLQKAIQENGNDKFLIDGFPRNEENRAAFEKVTGIEPKFVLFFDCPEEEMERRLLGRNQGREDDNIETIRKRFKVFLESSLPVIQYYEAKGKVRKIHAAKPIEDVFQEVKAVFSPEAEKVEA; encoded by the exons ATGGGATCCATTGTTGATGCTTCAAACAAG GAGGTTAATGGAACCGCAAGTGAGAAGAAACCCGCTGTTATTTTTGTCCTCG GTGGCCCCGGAAGTGGGAAAGGTACACAGTGTGCCTATATTGTTGAGCATTTTGGTTACACACATCTGAGTGCTGGAGACCTTCTCAGGGCTGAAATTAAATCAGGTTCTGAAAATGG GACTATGATCCAGAATATGATTAAAGAAGGGAAGATTGTACCTTCTGAGGTTACAATCAAGCTTCTCCAGAAAGCAATTCAGGAGAACGGGAACGACAAGTTCCTCATTGATGGTTTCCCTCGCAATGAGGAGAACCGAGCAGCCTTTGAAAAAGTT ACTGGGATTGAACCCAAGTTTGTCTTGTTCTTTGATTGTCCTGAGGAAGAGATGGAGAGGCGCCTCTTGGGAAGAAACCAG GGGAGAGAGGATGACAATATAGAGACTATAAGGAAGCGTTTCAAGGTGTTTCTTGAATCTAGCTTGCCGGTGATTCAGTACTACGAAGCTAAAGGGAAAGTGCGCAAG ATTCATGCCGCAAAGCCTATTGAAGATGTGTTTCAGGAGGTGAAGGCAGTCTTTTCTCCTGAAGCTGAGAAG GTTGAAGCCTAG
- the LOC106444449 gene encoding two-component response regulator 24: MADEVPSLAESKLTALVVDDNFVNQTMHHKLLDRLGIQNDVVCNGQEAVDVHCSGRNYDLILMDMEMPILNGIQATKRLREMGIESKIAGVTTRANEGDKKEFMEAGLNDFQEKPLTISKLLSILHRLDFYVQT, encoded by the exons ATGGCTGACGAAGTTCCAAGCTTGGCAGAGTCGAAGTTAACAGCTTTGGTCGTCGATGACAACTTTGTAAACCAAACCATGCATCACAAACTGCTGGACCGTCTAGGTattcaaaacgacgtcgtttgcaACGGCCAAGAAGCTGTGGACGTTCATTGTTCCGGGAGAAACTATGATCTTATTCTTATGGACATGGAGATGCCCATCTTGAACGGTATTCAG GCgacaaagagactaagagagatgGGGATAGAGAGCAAGATAGCAGGAGTAACCACTAGAGCTAACGAAGGAGACAAGAAAGAGTTTATGGAAGCTGGTCTTAATGACTTTCAAGAGAAACCTCTCACAATCTCCAAACTTTTGTCCATTCTCCACAGACTTGACTTTTATGTCCAAACGTAA
- the LOC106444447 gene encoding uncharacterized protein LOC106444447, producing the protein MRSLFLTISPLFFFLLTILASTVTEPRPTPILRHDNQSSDLVSAISDMRRETYYGFVTLLHILNDTDFFRSQEITFLMPNDEDISQADMTRESLETFILRHAIPAWLMINHMLRFPNKTLVPCSIPDRMFTITKSGGSGLFVNNARIVSPNICQNSRISCHGISNVITFNEDSFPKGRLSPKML; encoded by the coding sequence ATGAGATCTCTCTTCCTTACAATATCTCCCttgttcttcttccttcttacgATCCTTGCATCCACAGTAACCGAGCCACGTCCAACTCCCATACTAAGACACGACAACCAAAGCAGCGACCTCGTCTCAGCCATTTCCGACATGAGAAGAGAAACTTACTACGGGTTTGTAACCCTTCTCCACATCCTCAACGACACAGATTTCTTCAGGAGCCAAGAGATCACTTTCTTGATGCCTAACGACGAGGACATATCTCAAGCGGACATGACTCGAGAGAGTCTTGAGACGTTCATCTTAAGACACGCGATCCCTGCATGGCTTATGATCAACCACATGCTTCGCTTCCCTAACAAAACTCTTGTCCCTTGTAGCATCCCTGATAGAATGTTCACCATTACAAAGTCAGGCGGGTCGGGACTTTTTGTGAATAATGCGAGGATTGTTTCTCCTAATATCTGTCAGAACTCTCGCATATCGTGCCATGGAATCAGCAATGTTATTACGTTCAATGAAGACTCGTTTCCAAAGGGAAGGTTATCACCCAAAATGTTATAA
- the LOC106440354 gene encoding DEAD-box ATP-dependent RNA helicase 3, chloroplastic has translation MASTVGVPSLYQVPHLETSKPTSMKRSTSISLSLDNPFFSSPLSLRRTRLIHSSLLPPSAVATPNSVLSEEAFKSLGLSDDFDLKEGSSSEDDAEELAISKLGLPQRLGESLEKRGITHLFPIQRAVLVPALDGRDIIARAKTGTGKTLAFGIPIIKRLTEQAGDYSEFRRSGRLPKFLVLAPTRELAKQVEKEIKESAPYLSTVCVYGGVSYTIQQSALSRGVDVVVGTPGRIIDLIEGRSLKLGEVEYLVLDEADQMLAVGFEEAVESILENLPQKRQSMLFSATMPTWVKKLARKYLDNPLNIDLVGDQDEKLAEGIKLYAISATSTSKRTILSDLITVYAKGGKTIVFTQTKRDADEVSLALSNSIASEALHGDISQHQRERTLNGFRQGKFTVLVATDVASRGLDIPNVDLVIHYELPNDPETFVHRSGRTGRAGKEGSAILMHSSSQKRTVRSLERDVGCRFEFISPPTVGDLLEASADQVVATLNGVHPESIKFFSATAQKLFEERGTDALAAALAHLSGFSQPPSSRSLLSHEQGWVTLQLIRDPTNARGFLSARSVTGFLSDVYRPAADEVGKIFMIADERVQGAVFDLPEDIAKELLEKEVPEGNSLSMITKLPPLQDDGPSSDNYGRFSSRDRMPRGGGGGSRGSRFGGRGGSSRGRDDDRRSRSSGGGGSSWSRGGGGSRGSSDDWLIGGGSDRRPSSSSRGPSRERSFGGACFTCGSSGHRAADCPDKRGF, from the exons ATGGCGTCGACGGTGGGAGTCCCATCACTTTACCAGGTTCCTCACCTTGAAACCTCCAAACCCACTTCCATGAAGAGGTCCACTtccatatctctctctctagataaCCCTTTCTTCTCCTCTCCCTTATCTCTCCGAAGAACTCGTCTTATCCACTCTTCACTCCTTCCTCCCTCCGCCGTCGCAACTCCAAACTCCGTTCTCAGCGAGGAAGCTTTCAAAAGCCTCGGCCTTTCCGACGATTTCGACCTCAAGGAGGGCTCCTCCTCCGAAGACGATGCTGAAGAGCTCGCCATCTCGAAACTCGGTTTGCCGCAGCGTCTCGGCGAGTCTCTGGAGAAGCGTGGTATCACTCACCTCTTCCCCATTCAG AGGGCTGTGTTGGTTCCTGCGCTGGATGGAAGAGACATTATAGCTCGTGCAAAGACGGGAACTGGGAAGACTCTAGCTTTCGGTATCCCTATCATCAAACGCCTCACTGAACAAGCTGGAGATTACTCTGAGTTTAG GAGGTCTGGTCGTCTTCCTAAGTTCCTTGTCCTCGCGCCTACACGAGAACTAGCTAAGCAAGTGGAGAAGGAGATTAAGGAGTCTGCACCTTATCTAAGCACCGTTTGTGTATACGGTGGTGTCTCTTACACCATTCAGCAGAGTGCTTTGTCACGTGgtgttgatgttgttgttggAACTCCTGGAAGGATCATTGACTTGATAGAAGGAAGGAGCCTCAAATTGGGTGAAGTTGAGTACTTGGTGCTTGATGAAGCTGACCAGATGCTTGCTGTTGGTTTTGAGGAAGCTGTGGAATCGATTCTTGAGAATCTTCCACAGAAGAGACAGAGTATGCTTTTCTCAGCTACTATGCCTACTTGGGTGAAGAAGCTGGCGAGGAAGTACCTTGACAATCCCTTGAATATTGATCTG GTTGGTGACCAAGATGAGAAGCTTGCGGAGGGGATCAAGCTTTATGCAATCTCAGCTACATCAACATCAAAGCGCACTATTCTAAGCGACCTTATAACA GTATATGCAAAGGGTGGCAAGACCATTGTTTTTACCCAAACAAAAAGAGATGCAGACGAGGTCTCTCTAGCGTTATCAAACAGTATAGCTTCTGAAGCACTTCATGGAGATATCTCTCAGCATCAAAGAGAGAGAACACTCAACGGTTTCCGCCAAGGGAAATTCACAGTTCTAGTTGCCACTGATGTTGCATCTCGTGGGCTTGACATCCCAAACGTAGATCTA GTTATCCACTACGAACTTCCTAATGACCCTGAGACTTTTGTGCACCGGTCTGGTCGTACCGGGCGTGCAGGGAAAGAAGGCTCAGCTATTCTAATGCACTCTAGTAGTCAGAAGAGAACGGTGAGGTCTCTGGAGCGTGACGTAGGCTGCA GATTTGAGTTTATTAGCCCACCAACTGTTGGAGACTTGTTGGAGGCGTCAGCAGACCAAGTGGTGGCCACTCTAAACGGTGTTCACCCTGAGTCTATAAAGTTTTTCTCAGCAACTGCTCAAAAACTGTTTGAGGAAAGAGGAACAGATGCCTTAGCTGCAGCTCTAGCTCACCTGAGCGGTTTCTCTCAGCCACCTTCATCTAGATCTCTCCTCAGTCATGAGCAG GGATGGGTAACTTTGCAGTTGATACGAGATCCAACAAACGCTAGAGGCTTCCTGTCTGCGAGGTCTGTCACTGGTTTTCTTTCTGATGTTTACCGTCCAGCTGCAGATGAAGTTGGAAAAATCTTCATGATCGCAGATGAAAGG GTGCAAGGAGCTGTTTTTGATCTGCCAGAGGACATTGCGAAAGAGCTGCTAGAGAAAGAAGTGCCAGAAGGAAACAGTTTATCCATGATAACAAAG TTACCTCCGTTGCAAGATGATGGACCGTCTAGTGATAACTATGGACGGTTCTCTAGCAGAGACAGGATGcctagaggaggaggaggaggttcaAGAGGGTCAAGATTTGGCGGTAGAGGAGGGTCATCACGAGGACGTGATGATGACAGAAGAAGTAGAAGCAGTGGTGGTGGAGGAAGCAGCTGGTctcgtggtggtggtggttccAGAGGAAGTTCTGATGATTGGTTGATTGGTGGTGGTAGTGACAGAAGACCATCATCAAGCAGCAGAGGTCCTTCCCGGGAGAG GAGTTTTGGCGGTGCTTGCTTCACTTGTGGAAGCTCAGGACACAGGGCAGCAGATTGTCCTGATAAGAGAGGGTTTTAA
- the LOC125593297 gene encoding uncharacterized protein LOC125593297 — MAGKMCMVMALIMMGCVLQACNGANVDESQPTQDSRFVCFRTCSIACGKQNKPCYDECLTKCGLPQRPATPSSPSTTA; from the coding sequence ATGGCGGGAAAAATGTGTATGGTGATGGCACTTATCATGATGGGGTGTGTTTTACAAGCATGCAATGGAGCCAATGTTGATGAGAGCCAACCAACACAAGATTCAAGGTTCGTTTGCTTCAGGACCTGTTCCATAGCCTGTGgcaaacaaaacaaaccttGTTACGATGAATGTTTGACCAAATGTGGTCTCCCACAACGACCAGCAACACCTTCATCACCTTCTACCACCGCTTGA
- the BNAC09G03580D gene encoding uncharacterized protein BNAC09G03580D produces MSEKLVFRSSTGGDCYYHGAYGEYLEKRQMFLRSYQFSRKQSFTEKVTRSVRRVRRFAWTRLRSARRLKRVVWSRLRTAFFYRRKRFFRLLHLHDEPSYCF; encoded by the coding sequence ATGAGTGAGAAGCTCGTCTTCAGAAGCAGCACTGGCGGAGACTGTTACTACCATGGAGCATATGGAGAGTATTTGGAGAAGAGACAGATGTTTCTGAGGAGCTACCAGTTCTCCAGGAAACAGAGCTTCACTGAAAAGGTTACAAGATCTGTGAGGAGAGTGAGGAGGTTTGCTTGGACGAGGTTGAGATCAGCTAGGAGGTTGAAACGCGTTGTCTGGTCCCGACTCAGAACGGCGTTTTTCTACCGCCGAAAACGCTTTTTCCGTCTCCTCCACTTACACGACGAACCTTCTTACTGCTTCTAG